CTGGCCGACCTCCTGGAGCGCTCCCACCACACCGCGCCCGCCGAGCTGGCAGCGCTGGTGCGCGGAGCGGCGCAGGCGATCGGCCTGGACGACGCGGCGGTGTACCTCGCGGACGTCCAGCAGACGCACCTGGTCCCGTACCCGACGGACGGGCCGTCCACCGCCGAGGAGCCGACCCCCGAGGCGGCGCTGCGGATGGAGGGCACCTTCGCGGGCTGGGCGTACCGGACGGAGTCGCTGCGGCTGAGCACGGACGACGGGCTGGTGCTCTGGCTGCCGCTGATCGACGGCATCGAGCGGATCGGGGTGCTGCGGGTGACGGCCGCCGCGCTGGACGCGCCGACCATCGCCCGCTGCCGCACCCTCGCCTCGGTGACCGCGCTGATCGTGATCTCCAAGTCGTCCATCGGCGACACCGTCCCGCGGATGGTGCGGACCCGGCCGATGACCCTGCAGGCGGAGCTGGCCTGGGCGTTCATGCCGCCGCGGACGCTGGGCACCTCCGAGGTCACCTCCAGTGCGGTGCTGGAGCCCGCGTACGAGATCGGCGGGGACGCCTTCGACCACAGCCTGGACGCCCGGAACCTGCACCTGGCCGTGGTGGACGCGATGGGGCACGACGTCGCCTCCGGCCTGTCCTCGTCCCTGGCGCTGGCCGGGTACCGCTCCAGCCGGCGGCTCGGCGCCGGGCTGGCGGACATCGTCGACGCGGTGGACCGGGCGCTCGCCCGGTGGGTGCCGGACCGGCTGCTCACGGCGGTGTTCGCCACGCTCGACCTGGCCACCGGCCGGCTGAGCTGGGTGAACTGCGGCCATCCGGCCCCGCTGCTGATCCGCCGCCAGCACGTCGTCCCGGCGGCGCTCACCCGGCCCGCCCACCTGCCGCTCGGCCTCGGCCCGCTCTACCCGGCCCCGGCCCCGCACCTCCACCACGCCCAGCTCGAACCGGGTGACCGGATCCTGGTCCACACCGACGGCGTCACCGAGGGCCGGTCGCGGACGGGCGAGATGTTCGGCGAGCCGCGCCTGGTGGACACCGTGGTCCGGGCGACCGCGGCCGGGGAGCCGACCCCGGAGGCCCTCCACCGGCTCGTCCGGACCATCCTGGACCACCAGAGCGGCCGGCTCACCGACGACGCCACCATCCTGCTGGCCGAGTGGCACCCCACCGGCGGCCGGAGCCAGCAGGGCATGTGACCTGGGGTTTGGTCCGCCCGGATCCGGCAAGAAGCCCGTCAGCCCGTCCCCGGGGCGGAGCCCGACAAGGCGTCCCGGACGGAGTCGACCGACTGTCCGGGACGGTCGGCGCGGCCCCTCACCAGCGAGGTGGCCCGTGTGAAGGACCGCCAGTGTGGCGGGACCCCGCCGGACCGGCCTGTGAGCCCGGGGCGGTCCTGCCCCGGGCTCACAGCCGGTTTTCCCCACCGGGCGGCGGGCACACGCGCAGTCCCCCGCGCCGACCGCGGTGACCCGCGGCTCCTCCGGGAGGAGACCATGACCACCCTCGCAACCGGCCCCGCCCCGGGGCGGACCCTCGCCCCGGCACCGCGGGCCGACCGGTACCGTCGCACCCTCCGGGGCCCGGTCAGAGTCGCCTCGGCACGCCCACGCGGGCACCGAGCGCGGCCTGACCAGCGGCGGCGTCCACGTCCGCAACGTCGCCCAGCCGGTCATCCGGCACGCCTTCGCCGTGTACGAGCTCAGCCCCTCGTCCGGAACATCGCCCGGCGGGGTTTGACCACGGGCCCCGGACGGGCAGACGCGGCCCCACACCGACCACGGCCACCCGAGGGGAACCGGCGCCATGATGACCAACGACCAGCACGGCCCGCGCGAGGACGACCGCGACGACCTCCTGGACGAACTGGCATACCAGCACCAGCAGGTCACCGTCCTGTTCAGCGAGATCGCCGGGACGCCGCTGGGCGACCCGCTGCGCAAGGAGCTGATCGAGCAGGTCGCGGAGCTGCTGTCGGGGCACCTCCTCGCCGAGGAGCGCCACCTCCACCCGCTCGCGGCCGCCCGGCTGCCCAACGGCGAAGCGGTCGCCGCACGCGGCCGGGCCGACCACGCGGCGATCGAGGGCCTGCTGGGCGAGCTGCTCCGGCTGTCGGCGACCTCTGCCGGGTTCGACCGGGTGGTGGCCCGGCTGGTCGAACACACCACCGGCCACATGTGGTCCGAGGAGGCGCAGCTGTTCCGGCCGCTGCGGGGGGCGGTGGCGCCCCGGGAGCTGGACCGGCTGGGCGAGGAGCTGCGGCGGACGGAGGCGCTGGCTCCGGACACGCCCCGGCGCCGGCCGCCGACCGTGCTGCCGCCGGACGACCTGCCGCCGCCCGAGCAGGGGCTGAGGGACCGGATCCGGGACTTCCTCACGCCCTGACGCTCGCGCCCTGACGCCGGTCATGCCCTGACGCCGGTCACCGGCAGCCGGACCGGTCACAGGCAGCCGGCGACCGGCTTCGGCGGGTAGACCGGGTACGCCCGTTCGCTCTCCGAGAGGGAGCGTTCGGCGGCCTCGGCGTGCTGGGCGTCGAGGAGTTCCGCCTGGTGGCGGGCCCGTTCCTCCAGCCGGTCGAGGCGGGCGCACATCCGGTCGTCGTCCGGCGCCACTCGGCGCAGCGCCCGCCAGAGCGCGAGCTTGCCCTGGACGCCGGAGCGCATCGCCTCCAGTTCCAGCACGTCGCTGAGCGGGGAGCGGTGGACGATCCGGCCGTTGAGCTTCACCCGCCCGACCCGCTCGGCGACCGCGCCGGCCACCATCCGGTGCCGGCGGGGCTGCACCCCGAGCGAGTTCATCAGCTGGACGAGGGTGTCGCGGTCCTCGGTGACCTCGCGGGCCAGCCGCCAGAGGTCGGGCGTGGTGGTCGGGTGGGTGCGGGCGATCCGCCGGGCCAGGGCCGCACCGCCGTACGCGGCGGCCAGGTGGTCGTTGAGGTACAGCTCCAGCAGGTGCTGCCGTTCGTGGTCGTGCCGGGCGTGGTCGTGCATGGCGTGCCTTCCTGCGGCCCCGCGCGCCGGGCGCCGGGCAGGGCGGTCCCCCGTCGTTGCGGCGCCTGCCCGGGGTGCGCTTCGTCCAACCACCGACGCCGACCGTGACGGTCCGTCGGTTTCTGCGGATTTCCGGCCCCGGCCTGCTCGGCGTGGCCGGCGAGCCCCTGCACCTGGTGTCCGGCCCGGGGGTGGCGGCCGTGGCGGGCCCGGTCCCCGGCGCGGCCTTCGACGAGCGGGCGCTGCGGGCCCACCTGGAGGACCCGGCCTGCTGGAGCGCAGCATCCGGGCCCACCACCACGTCATCGACCGGCTGCACGGCTCCGGGCCGGTCCTGCCACTGCGGTTCGCCACGCTGTTACCACGACGACCGCCGGGCCACCGCGATGCTGCGCGAGCGCCGTACGGACCTGCTCGCCGCCTGCGCGCGGGTCGCCGGACGGACCGAGTGGGGGTGAAGGCCTTCCTGGCGCCCCCGGGCGCCTCCCCCGACCACGGCGCGGTCCCTGCTCCGGAGGACCCGGGCCCCGACCGGCCCGGCACGGCCTACCTGCTGCGCCGGCGGGCCCAGCGGCACGAACGGGTGCGGGAGCTGGAGGACGCCTCCGAGGACGCCCAGCAGGCACCTCCTGCTGACCGACCGGGCCGTCGAGGCCGTCCAGCACCCCCCGCAGTCGGCCGAGGCGATCCGGCAGCCGATGCTGCTCAACGGCGCCTACCTGGCCGGGCGGACGGAGGCGGAGGCCGCGGCGTTCGCGGAGACGGTGGAGGCGCTCGCGGGGCGGTTCCCGCGCCCGCGGCTGGAACTCACCGGCCCCTGGCCGCCGTACTCCTTCGCCGAGCTGCCCGACCGGCCCGATCTCCCGGACCGCCCCGACCTCCCGGACCGGGGGTGAGGACGCGGTGTCCAGCGAACCCCCCGCCCCGCCGGCCGTGCTGCGCCAGGAGAACGTGGCCCTGGTCGACCTGCTCGACCGCCTGCCGGCCGGGGGCGTGGTGGTCGCCGGGGAGATCACCCTCTCGATCGCCGACGTCGACCTGGTACGGATCAGCCTGCGGGCGCTGATCGCCTCCGTCCGCACGGCGACAGGTCTCCGGGAGGCGGGCGAGTGGTGAACGGCGGCGCGCGACCCGAGGGCGGCGACCGGCGCGACCGGCGCGTGGCGATGGACCACGAGAGCGTCGGCCGCGACCTGGCCTGCCTGGTGCTCACGGTGGTGGAACCGATCCGCGAGCTGATGGAACGCCAGGCGCTGCGCCGGATCGATCAGGGCGACCTCGACGAGGAGCAGGCCGAGCGGATCGGCCTGACCCTGATGGCGCTGGGGGACCGCATGGACGAGCTCCGCGACCACTTCGGCCTCCCCCGAGGACCTCAACATCGACCTCGGCCCGCTGGGCCCGCTGCTGGCCCCCGAAGGCCCTGATTGAGGGGGCACCCTTCTCGAGCCCGATTAGGACTCCCGAAGCCGGGCAGACGCACACCCAGGGCCCGGTTACGAGGAGGAAGCATGAGCACCAGGAAGAAGATGGAGAACACCGCTCAGACGGCGAAGGGCAAACTCGAGGAGTCGACCGGCAAGGCCGTCGGCAACGAGCGCCTGACCGCCAAGGGCAAGGCCGACCAGATCAAGGGCGACGCCGCCCAGGCCGGCGAGAAGGTGAAGGACGCCTTCAAGCGGTGACCACCCCCCTCTCCACGACAAGCCGTCCGCCCCCGGCCTTCACGGCCGGGGGCGGATACGGATGATGCTTCGGCCCGCCCCTGACGTCCCGGACGCCCTGCCGAGCGCGTCCCGGACGCCCTGCCGAGCGGGGCGCTGCCGGCGCTCCCGGGAGGAGGCGACGACCGGTCAGCTCAGTAGGGCAGCGGGCGGCCTGACGGGGTACGGAGGTCGAGCGGAGGCCGGGACGTGGCCTCCTTGCTCGGACGCTTGACGATCTTGATCCTGATCATTGCTCTCACCTGCTGTCCTCATGCGCGGTAGAGCGCTTGCCCGATCGGCGGCTTCCTAGTCACTCACGTTCCGTCACCACGCCGTCGGGGAGCCGGAATCCGTGGAGCCGCCGGGCCTGACCTGGCGGGACAGGCCGACGTGCTGGAACCATGCCCCTCCCACCGGCATGTCATGCCCGCCCACGGCGGGTTTCGCGTTTGAAAGGTCCGGGATCGGCCAGCCGCGCCGTATGGACACCTTCACGCACACCGAATCCCCGTCCCGGTGGGTACGGCGCCTCCTGGACGCGCCGGCCGGCTGGAGGGTGCTGGACGCACCGGCGCGCCCGCTGCACGACCTGGCCGAGGCGGTGCCGTTCGGGCCCTACCGGGACGTCCTGCACGGCGTACCGCTCGGCCACCCGCTGCACCCGGTGCTGGTCCAGGTCCCGGTCGGCTGCTGGCTGTCCTCGGCCCTGCTCGACTGTGTGCCCGGCGGGCGCCGGGCCTCCGCCGTCCTGGTCGCGGCCGGCCTGGCCGGGGCCGTACCGGCCGCCGTGGCGGGCTGGGTGGACTGGGCGGAACTGGATCCGCCGCGGCGGCGCACCGGCCTGGTGCACGCCGCCGCCAACTCCACCGGGCTGGTGCTGTACGCGGCCTCGCTCTGGTCCCGGCTGCGCGGCCACGGGCTGCGCGGGAGCGCGCTCGGGATGGCCGGCCTGACCGCGGTCGCCGCCGGCGCGGCGCTCGGCGGACACCTCTCGTACCGTCAGGCGGCCGGTCCGCACCGGGCGTCCGCGACGCTGCGGCCGACCGTGCCGGAGTGGGCGGCGCTGGGCGCGGTGGAGGAGTTCCCGCCGGGCAAGCCGGTCCGGCGGGACGCGGGCGGGCTCTCCGTCGTGGTGGTCCGCGAGCAGGACGGCTTCCGGGTGCTCGCGGAGCAGTGCGGGCACCTGTCCGGGCCGCTGGCGGACGGGACGGTGGTGGACGGCTGCCTGCGCTGCCCCTGGCACGGCAGCGAGTTCCGGCTGCGGGACGGCGAGGTGATCCACGGCCCGGCGACCGCGCCGCAGCCGGTGTTCGAGACCCGGGTGCTCGCCGACCACCTGGAGGCGCGGCTCCCCGGCAGCTGACCCCACCCCCTCGGACGTCCGGGCGTGTGGGGTTCCCGGTGCCGGGCAGACGCACCGAAGCAAACCCCGTGCACCAGCTGAGGAGAGGGCCGTGACCGCGCGCAAGAAGGCCAAGCACACCGCCACCGTCGTCAAGGGCCGGGCCGAGGAGGCCCTCGGGAAGACCGTCGGCAACGAACGCCTCATCGCCAAGGGCAAGGCCGACCGGATCAAGGGCGATCTCGCCCAGGCCGGCCAGAAGGCCAAGGACGCCTTCAAGCACTGACCGCGTCCACCCGGCCGCCGCTGCCGGGCACGAGCCGGCCCGGCGCGCCGGGGGCGGACGCGCGGAGGAGCAGATGCGCATCGCGATCGTCGCGGGCCGGACCGGGCCCGCCGAGAGCCGGACCACCGCCCGGCTGACCGCACTGGCCGCCGCCCTGACCGGACTCGGCCACCGGGTGTCGGTCAGCACGCCGCTGCCGCGGCCGGGCGCCAGGCCGCGGCGGGCCGTTCCCGGACCGGTCGGACCGGGCGGACCAGGCAACCCGGAGGACCCGCTGCACGCGACCCCGGTCTTCGGCCGGGCCCTCGCGGAGGTCTGGCAGGACGACCCGCCCGACCTGGTCCACGCGGGCGGCCTGGACGGCGGACTCGCCGCGCTCGCCGCGACCCGGTCGCTGGCCGGGCGGCCACCGCTGGTGCTGGAGCGGGTCACCGAGCTGCCGGCCGCGCGCCGGACGGCCGCGACCTCCGGGGCGGCCGCCCGGCTGCGGCTGCTGGAGAGCCTGCTGGCCCGCGAGGGGGACCTGCTGCTGGCCCGCTCGTTCGCCGAGGCCCAGCTGCTGCGCCGGCTCGGGGCGGTCAGCCGGCGGGTCGCCGTGGTGCCGCCCGCGGTGGACACCGACCTCTTCCTCCCCCGCCCGTTCGAGTCGCCGCCGGGCCCGCCGCGACTGCTCAGCCTGGACGGCGGCCGCTCCCCGGAGGCCGTACCGCTGCTGACCGCCGCGCTGCAGCGGCTCCCCGGGGTGCTGATCACCATCGCGGGCGGACGGGCCGGCGGGTCCCGCGGACAGCTGCGCGGCCTGCCCGAGGTCCCGCACGACCGCGTACCCGAGCTGCTGGCCGGCACCGACCTGGTGGTGGCCGTGCCCTCCCCGGCGTCCAGCGGAGCGGCGGTGCTGGAGGCGATGGCCTGCTCGGTCCCGGTGGTGGCGGTGGACTCCCCCGCCGTCCAGGACCTGGTGGTGGACGGCGTCACCGGCGTCGTCGTCCCGCGCGGCCGCCCGGCCGCCCTGGCCCGGGCCGTCCGCGGCCTGCTCGGCGATCCCTCGCTGCGGCTGGCGATGGGCATCGCCGGAGCCGACCGGGCGCGGGCCCGGCACTCCTGGCCACGGGTGGCCGGGCAGCTGGACCGGCTCTACCCCACGCTCCACCCGGCCGGCTGACCACCCGGTCCGGGGCTCCAGGTGGTCCGCGATTCGCCCGCATGACGGGACGCGGACCGGGCAGGCGCCCGACCCGGATCGGCCGCGACGCGCCGGCCGACGTCGAACCGTCCTGGAGGAACCAGCTCCTCGCCCCCGGCACCGGGCTGGTCGACCGCGTCCGGGACTTCGTCACCGGCCACGGCGAGGACCGAGACCGGTCCGCGTCACGGGCCGCCGGAGCCACCCGCGTGGGTCCGGCGGCCGTGGGTTCCGAACCCGGTACGGCCGTCACTCCGCCAGCAGGTCGGTGAGGTCGTCGGCGTGCTCCTCCTCCTGCTCCAGGATCCACTCGATGAGCCGCCGGGTGGTGGGGTCGTGGTCGCCGAGCCAGCGGGCGATCTCCTGGTAGGTGGAGATGACGATCCGTTCGGCGAGCAGGTTGTGCTCCAGCATCGCTTTCAGGTCCCGGCCCGCCGGGGTGGTGTAGTCGGTGTGGGCGCGCCCGGCCAGCGTGGCCGGGTCGAAGTCGGGCTCACCGCCGAGCTGCGAGATCCGCCCGGCGGCCCGCAGCGCGTGCTGCATCTCCTCGGCGGCGTGCTCGGTGAACTCCGCCGCCACCTGGGCCCGGTCGATGCCGGTGGCGGAGATCGCGTGCCGGGTGTAGCGCAGCCAGCACACCACCTCGGTCGCCACCACGTCGTTGAGTACGGCGATCACCTTGGCGGTGTCCAGCCCGTACGTGTCGGTGACCGGTCCGTCGGCCATCTTCTTCCGCGCCTCGTCGCGGATCCGGGTCACATCGATGACGAAGTCGTCGGCCATGGGGACTCCCAACAGGGTGGTGGACGGATCCCGGCACGCCTTCCCCGGACGACCGCGCCCGCATGCCCCGACCGGGAACGTTCACCGGATCGCCGTACCCGCTCCCCCACGCCCGTCACTCCCGTCACTCCCGGCCGAGCAGCCGCTCCAGCGCCGCGTCGATGTCCAGGTGTTCGCCCTCGCTGCCGGGCGGCACCAGCAGGCGGCACTCGGTGAGGAAGACGTTCACGCTCTCCAGCGGGATGCTGACCACCACCGTCCCGGTGCCGGCCCCGAGGCGGACCAGTACCTCACCCGGCGGGCCGGGCGCCACCCGGACGTCCCCCTCGCCGCTGGGCTCGTTCCGCCCGTCGGCCAGCAGGTCGCGGCCGAAGTACCAGCACACCTCCGGGTCGCAGGTGCCGACCGCCAGGCACACCGAGTACGGCCGGCTGGTGTCGTACCGGAGTTCCGCGTAGATCAACTCGTCGGGGTACCGGCTGTCGAGCAGCCAGACGGCCGTGCACCTCACGGCGGACTCCGACATGAAACACCACTCCATCCGCGGCCGGCTACGGTGCGCACACCCTCCGTCACCCCCTGCCCCGCGCCGGGTCCCCGACACGGTACGTCCCCGGACCTCCACGAGTCCCGGCCGACTCCCGCCGCCCGTCCTCACAAACCGGGCAGTGCGAGGTCGGCCCAGACCGTCTTCCCGCCCGCGTTCGGGATGCTGCCCCAGTCGAGCGAGAGCCGGTCGACGATCACCAGCCCGTGACCGCCGACCCGGTCCGGCCGCAGCCCGCGGGCCGGGACCGGCCGGCCCGGGCCCGGATCGGTGACGGCGATCTGCAGCCGCGTCCCCTGCTGGTCCAGGTCCACCCGCAGGGCGCCGCCGCCGTGCCGCACCGCGTTGCCCAGCAGCTCGGCGACCACCAGCACCGCGTCGGTCTCCGTCACCGGCGAGTCCGTCAGCTCCCAGTCCTCCAGCGCCCGCCGGACGAACGCGACCCCCGCGCTCACGCAGGCCGCGGTGCCGGGCGGGTCGAAGACCAGCCGGCGGTGGTGCGAGGCCGTCATCGCGGCGGAAGGACCCATCACGGAACTCCGGAGGCATACCGGTCACAGAACGTCACCCCCACGTCTGCCCACGGCCCGCCGACCCATGCGGACGGGTTCCGGCCCCACGCGTCCCCGCCCTGGCGGTGGAGCTGCGATGAGTACGCGTACTCATGCGCGGCGGGGGCGACGGGTGCGAGGCTGCGCGGTGTGAAACGTGACGGCGGGATGTCGACGGCCCTGCACCTCGTCCTGGTCTGGGCGCTGATGTCGGCCGTGGTGCCGGCGCTGGGCTTCGCGCTGATGGTGGCGGGTTGGGGTGGCGGGACGGCCGCGGTGGTGCCGGTCTTCCTGGTGGGTGTGCCGCTGACGGTGGGCCTGCTGGCCTCGATACCCGTGACCACGTTCGTGCCGTTGCGCCGCTCCACGCCGCGACGGCTTGGCTGGGCGGTCCTGGTCTTCGCCCTGGGAACGCTCGGCGTCCTGGCGGGCGTGGCCGCCTACGCCGGGGGCGTCGACCTGGGGAGCGCCGGCGTCCGGATCGCGCTGACGGGCACACCGTACGCCGTGGCCGCGGCGTTCCTCGTCCCGAGCCGGAGGGTGTGGCTGGGAGCACTGACCGTCCTGGTCGCCGGGGTGGCGTACGGGGGCTATGTGGGCCCGGCGCAGGCGGAGCAGCGCCGGCACGAGGGGGAGGTCGCGCGGTACCGGGAGCGTCCGGAGCTGCTGGTCCTGGTCGACACGCCGCCGCGGATGGCGATGGGCCGGGCGGAGGTCGGCCCGGCCGCCTTCGAGGTCGAGTACCACCTCCTCCCGCAGCGGGAGGTGGAGGAGTCCGGGTACGTGGGCCTCATGGTGCGGGTTCCGCTCACGCCGGCGCCCCAGTGCCCGGTGCTCCTGGAGGACGTCACCTGCACCGTGGACGCGCACGGCGACGTGGTCACGGTCGTCGAGTACCCCGGCGGCAACCGCACGGTCACCGTCACCCGCCGGCACGGCGACGCGGAGGTCTCGGTGGCCAGCCCGACCGTCGACGAGGCGGGGCTGCGGCGGCTCCTGGACACGCTGCACCCGGTGTCGGACGCGGAGTTGGCGACGCTGATGCGGGAGAAGACGATCACTCACCGGAACTGAGCCCGCCTGGAAGGCCGACCGCGCCCCGGGTCAGTGGTGTGGCGGGGGGAGCCGGCGACGGCCCTGGCCGGCGGCGAGGCGGCGGTGGATGACCATCAGGTCGAGGGCCGCGATGCCGGCGAAGCCGGTGCAGACGGCGGCGAAGACCACGTAGGTGTCCTGGTTGGGGGCGGGGCCCGGTCCGGCGAGGGCGGCGAGGACCGCGAACAGCGCCGTCCCGCACAGGAACAGCACCAGGAACACCAGCGAGAGCAGCCGCCGCAGCTCCAGGTCGGACCGGGCGTTGGCCGGTTCCGTGCCCCGGCGGTCCGTCCGCCACTCCGGTACGGGCCCCTGGCCGTCGTCGAAGCCGGACGTCCCGCCGGGGCCGTCCGGCGGCACCCCCGAACCGCGTCGCTTGTTCATGGCGCACCTCCCTCCCCCACTCTTGCGCTTGCCCGCCCACGGCCC
The window above is part of the Kitasatospora sp. HUAS MG31 genome. Proteins encoded here:
- a CDS encoding GvpL/GvpF family gas vesicle protein: MRQPMLLNGAYLAGRTEAEAAAFAETVEALAGRFPRPRLELTGPWPPYSFAELPDRPDLPDRPDLPDRG
- a CDS encoding CsbD family protein, producing MTARKKAKHTATVVKGRAEEALGKTVGNERLIAKGKADRIKGDLAQAGQKAKDAFKH
- a CDS encoding ATP-binding protein translates to MGPSAAMTASHHRRLVFDPPGTAACVSAGVAFVRRALEDWELTDSPVTETDAVLVVAELLGNAVRHGGGALRVDLDQQGTRLQIAVTDPGPGRPVPARGLRPDRVGGHGLVIVDRLSLDWGSIPNAGGKTVWADLALPGL
- a CDS encoding Rieske (2Fe-2S) protein, whose amino-acid sequence is MDTFTHTESPSRWVRRLLDAPAGWRVLDAPARPLHDLAEAVPFGPYRDVLHGVPLGHPLHPVLVQVPVGCWLSSALLDCVPGGRRASAVLVAAGLAGAVPAAVAGWVDWAELDPPRRRTGLVHAAANSTGLVLYAASLWSRLRGHGLRGSALGMAGLTAVAAGAALGGHLSYRQAAGPHRASATLRPTVPEWAALGAVEEFPPGKPVRRDAGGLSVVVVREQDGFRVLAEQCGHLSGPLADGTVVDGCLRCPWHGSEFRLRDGEVIHGPATAPQPVFETRVLADHLEARLPGS
- a CDS encoding glycosyltransferase family 4 protein, translated to MRIAIVAGRTGPAESRTTARLTALAAALTGLGHRVSVSTPLPRPGARPRRAVPGPVGPGGPGNPEDPLHATPVFGRALAEVWQDDPPDLVHAGGLDGGLAALAATRSLAGRPPLVLERVTELPAARRTAATSGAAARLRLLESLLAREGDLLLARSFAEAQLLRRLGAVSRRVAVVPPAVDTDLFLPRPFESPPGPPRLLSLDGGRSPEAVPLLTAALQRLPGVLITIAGGRAGGSRGQLRGLPEVPHDRVPELLAGTDLVVAVPSPASSGAAVLEAMACSVPVVAVDSPAVQDLVVDGVTGVVVPRGRPAALARAVRGLLGDPSLRLAMGIAGADRARARHSWPRVAGQLDRLYPTLHPAG
- a CDS encoding DUF6343 family protein, with amino-acid sequence MNKRRGSGVPPDGPGGTSGFDDGQGPVPEWRTDRRGTEPANARSDLELRRLLSLVFLVLFLCGTALFAVLAALAGPGPAPNQDTYVVFAAVCTGFAGIAALDLMVIHRRLAAGQGRRRLPPPHH
- a CDS encoding hemerythrin domain-containing protein encodes the protein MMTNDQHGPREDDRDDLLDELAYQHQQVTVLFSEIAGTPLGDPLRKELIEQVAELLSGHLLAEERHLHPLAAARLPNGEAVAARGRADHAAIEGLLGELLRLSATSAGFDRVVARLVEHTTGHMWSEEAQLFRPLRGAVAPRELDRLGEELRRTEALAPDTPRRRPPTVLPPDDLPPPEQGLRDRIRDFLTP
- a CDS encoding gas vesicle protein — its product is MSSEPPAPPAVLRQENVALVDLLDRLPAGGVVVAGEITLSIADVDLVRISLRALIASVRTATGLREAGEW
- a CDS encoding ferritin-like domain-containing protein, whose product is MADDFVIDVTRIRDEARKKMADGPVTDTYGLDTAKVIAVLNDVVATEVVCWLRYTRHAISATGIDRAQVAAEFTEHAAEEMQHALRAAGRISQLGGEPDFDPATLAGRAHTDYTTPAGRDLKAMLEHNLLAERIVISTYQEIARWLGDHDPTTRRLIEWILEQEEEHADDLTDLLAE
- a CDS encoding CsbD family protein, translated to MSTRKKMENTAQTAKGKLEESTGKAVGNERLTAKGKADQIKGDAAQAGEKVKDAFKR
- a CDS encoding SsgA family sporulation/cell division regulator, which codes for MSESAVRCTAVWLLDSRYPDELIYAELRYDTSRPYSVCLAVGTCDPEVCWYFGRDLLADGRNEPSGEGDVRVAPGPPGEVLVRLGAGTGTVVVSIPLESVNVFLTECRLLVPPGSEGEHLDIDAALERLLGRE
- a CDS encoding PP2C family protein-serine/threonine phosphatase yields the protein MDDAAFGAVLADLLERSHHTAPAELAALVRGAAQAIGLDDAAVYLADVQQTHLVPYPTDGPSTAEEPTPEAALRMEGTFAGWAYRTESLRLSTDDGLVLWLPLIDGIERIGVLRVTAAALDAPTIARCRTLASVTALIVISKSSIGDTVPRMVRTRPMTLQAELAWAFMPPRTLGTSEVTSSAVLEPAYEIGGDAFDHSLDARNLHLAVVDAMGHDVASGLSSSLALAGYRSSRRLGAGLADIVDAVDRALARWVPDRLLTAVFATLDLATGRLSWVNCGHPAPLLIRRQHVVPAALTRPAHLPLGLGPLYPAPAPHLHHAQLEPGDRILVHTDGVTEGRSRTGEMFGEPRLVDTVVRATAAGEPTPEALHRLVRTILDHQSGRLTDDATILLAEWHPTGGRSQQGM